Proteins co-encoded in one Nematostella vectensis chromosome 15, jaNemVect1.1, whole genome shotgun sequence genomic window:
- the LOC5506082 gene encoding CUB and peptidase domain-containing protein 1, translated as MLKLALITLCAVFSLTEGCGNRYNSRIVGGTTAQRGAWPWQAMLRYYNGNHFCGGTLVHPRWVVTASHCVHKLTTGDLYVRMGAHWKDRKTGSEQDFRIQRIFMHPNYHSPVEYANDIALLLLDRPARLDRYTNLACLAPRSSPLPDGTRCWISGWGRLSSGGASPNVLMQAQVPLVSGQTCSQAYPGRTHYSMLCAGLRHGGVDACQGDSGGPIVCQREGRWHLEGATSWGDGCAWANKYGVYAKITYLRDWLDNIMNSY; from the exons ATGTTGAAGCTCGCTCTGATCACGCTTTGCGCAGTGTTTAGCCTTACTG AGGGATGTGGTAATCGCTACAATAGCCGTATTGTGGGCGGTACCACCGCGCAGCGGGGAGCATGGCCGTGGCAGGCGATGTTACGGTATTACAACGGTAACCATTTCTGTGGCGGGACCCTCGTCCACCCTCGCTGGGTCGTCACGGCTTCCCACTGCGTGCACAAGCTTACAACTGGGGATTTATACGTCAG AATGGGCGCTCACTGGAAGGACCGCAAAACCGGAAGCGAACAAGACTTCCGGATACAACGCATATTCATGCACCCGAACTACCACAGTCCCGTGGAATACGCCAACGATATCGCCCTCCTACTTCTTGACAGACCCGCCCGACTGGACCGCTACACAAACCTGGCGTGTCTCGCTCCCCGATCCAGTCCCCTCCCCGATGGGACACGATGCTGGATCAGTGGGTGGGGCAGATTGAGCAGCGGGGGTGCTAGCCCTAATGTGCTTATGCAG GCCCAGGTCCCGTTGGTCTCCGGACAAACGTGCTCTCAGGCGTACCCAGGAAGGACGCATTACTCTATGCTCTGCGCGGGACTTAGACATGGTGGAGTAGACGCTTGCCAAG GTGATTCCGGGGGTCCTATCGTGTGCCAGAGGGAAGGGCGGTGGCACCTGGAGGGCGCCACTAGCTGGGGTGACGGATGCGCGTGGGCCAACAAGTACGGAGTTTACGCCAAGATCACCTATTTAAGGGACTGGCTCGATAATATCATGAACAGCTATTAA